The genomic window CTCCATGAATCAACCTCCTCAGAATAGCTTGTCTATTACGGCTGCATGACGTCTCCGTCGCAGTTTTCTACCGCTTTTTCTATATCTTTGCATTGTGTTTGATAATTTGTCACAAAAAAACGTATTTACTATGTTGTATTAATTTGAATCGTATTTTATTATTGTAATTGTAAACGATAAAGAATAATAAACAACAATAATGAATAGGGAGGTAACTTAGGTAATATCGTATTGAACAATGCAATTCTTTTTCTTTTATATAAAATTAAAGCGTTTTCTCAGTGTAAACGTGAAGATATTATCATTGTTTATTGTTCTTGTTTATTTTGTTTTATTTATACACGTACTTTATTAAGGAGGAAAGAAAATGAGTAAAGCAATTAATGAGTTTGTCGGTATTTTCAAAGATACTCGAAAGCATTTAATGACAGGTGTTTCTTACATGCTACCGTTCGTTGTAGCCGGCGGTGTTATTTTAGCTGCCTCAGTTGCTCTTTTTGGAGAAGGTGGTGTTCCTACAGAAGGAACAATTTTAAATGATTTATTCAATTTTGGAGTTCAGGGGCTATTCTTCATGGTTCCTATTCTATCAGCGTTTATCGCGTTTTCAATCGCCGACCGTTCAGGTATTGCACCAGGTGCAATTGGTGGTGCTATTGCAAGCGCAGTTGGAGCAGGATTTATTGGTGGGATTATATCGGGTTTATTTGCAGGTATCGTAGTTCATTATATTAAGAAAATAAAGTTACCACGATCCTTATCGTCTTTGATGCCAATTATTATTATTCCGATTTTAGGTACATTGCTAACAGCGTCATTTATGTTCTGGGTTGTAGGATCTCCGATAGCAGGTTTAATGGAGTATTTAACAGGGTTTTTAACAAATTTAAGTGATAGCAACAAAATTCTTCTTGGAATTGTTTGTGGATTAATGACAGGTTTTGATTTAGGTGGTCCAGTTAACAAAGTATCATTTACGTTTGCAGTAGCGACAGTTAGTGCTGGGATTTATACATATGCAGGAGCATCTGCTGTTGCGGTATGTACACCACCACTGGGATTAGCTCTTGCTACATTTATCGCGAAAAAGAAATTTACAGTTGAAGAACGTGAAGCTGGTAAAGGTGCCTTTGCTATGGGGCTAGTTGGTATTACAGAAGGAGCTATCCCATTTGCAGCTAATGATCCACTAAGAATCATTCCTGCAACAATGTTAGGATCTGCAGCTGGTGCAGCAACAGCTTATATGTTAGGTGTAACGTGCCAAGTTGCGTGGGCAGGTTTAATTATGATTCCGGTTGTAGGAAACGTACCTGGATTCTTACTATCGATTGCGGTTGGTATGCTTGTAACAGCTGGTATTGCGATTGCATTTAAGAAAGAAGTAGTAGAAAAGAAAGATGATGAGACTGCTGAAGAGTTTGAAATGGAATTTGAGTACATCAGTTAATTGATAATATACATAGCAGACTTTGGGAGTAAGCTCCCAAGTCTGCTATCAGAAAAAAAGACAACTTTAGAAGCTACTAAAATACCCTGTAGTGGGAAGGATGCATTATGAAAAAAATACTGATAACAGGTGGAAAAGGATTTTTTAGTAAAAGATTAACAGAATTCTATAAAGATCAATATGAATTTATTGTGACTGATAAAGAAGAACTGGATATTGTTGATAACGAGAAAGTGGAAGAGTTCTTTACACAATATCGTCCAGATTATGTTATTCATGCAGCTGCTATAGCGGTAACCGACTTTTGTAACAAAAGGCCTGATATTGCACAGAAAATTAATGTGGACGGTGCAGTTAATGTAGCTCGAGCAGCAAAACGTGTCTCAGCTAAATTAGTATTTTTAAGCTCAGAGCAAGTATTCAATGGGAATGAAAATGCGGGTCCTTTTAGTGAAGAGGATGTAGCAGTTCCAAATACGGTTTACGGAGCGAATAAATTAGAAGCTGAAGCATTGCTGAAGGATATCATTGATGAGCTATGGATTGTCCGTTTTACTTGGATGTTCGGGTTGCCTGAGCGGAATAATAACATGGTAAACAATATACTCTGGGATACTCTTACTAGCATTTTAAAAAATGAAAAGATTTATGCATCACCACATGAGTTCAGAGGGATGACATATGTCTATGATATGATTGAAAACTTTGAAAAAGTATTTAGCTTACCATTTGGTACGTACCATTTAGGTAGTATAAACAACATGAGTAGATATGAAATGGTCAAGCATATTTTCTCAAGCCTTGGTATTGAGGAAAGAATCAATGAGTTAGTGGTTGAGGATACAGAGAAATATAGTGATAACCCAAGAGATATTAGACTTGTGACGGATAAGGCGAAAAGCTATGGTATCGAGTTTCCCGATTCAGGGGAAGCGATGAGACGATGTGTAGAAGAGTACAAGATTAGATTAAAACAAGAGTCAGGATTGCTAGTATAGATCCTATTTTCAACTTCTAGAAAGAGCATATTAAATCAGAAATGGGTGTTTGTAATGTCGTTAATAATTAATGAAAATTTAATTCACCTCGACTTTGAAGTGGATTCTAAAGAAGAGGCAATTAGAGAGTTATCGAAAATTGTGTTACAACAAAATCGTTTAAATACTTACGAAACGTGTACCGCTCCTTTTGAAGAACGTACAGCTGTATGTAATGAAACAAAGAATTATTGTTATGATGCATTTTTGAAAAATGTACTTGATAGAGAAGAGTTAAGTACAACGGGAATTGGATTTGGAATCGCTATTCCACATGGTAAATGCTGTGCTGTCGCAGAACCTACGGTTGTATTTGCTAGATTGAAAAAATCTATTGATTGGCAATCTCTAGATGGAGAACCTGTAGAAGCTGTTTTTTTATTAGCGGTTCCTAAGGCAGCTGCATCAAATGAACACTTAAGAATATTAGCAGCTTTATCAAGAAAGTTGATGCACGATGATTTTAAAGACATGCTATTTACAGCCCAAGATAAAGATGCATTGGAAACATTATTAAAAGAGACGTTAGTAGCATAAAACAATCAACCGAAACGAGGAGGAAATTATCATGAAATTAGTAGCAGTTACAGCTTGTCCATCAGGAGTAGCACACACATTTTTAGCAGCAGAGGCTTTAGCTATAGCAGCCAAGAAAAAAGGTATTGAAATTAGTGTAGAAACACAAGGATCAATTGGTATTGAAAACGAGTTGAAGAAAGAAGATATTCAACAAGCGGACGCGGTTATCTTAACAAACAATATTGCGATCAAGAATGAAGAGCGTTTTAAAG from Bacillus sp. HMF5848 includes these protein-coding regions:
- a CDS encoding PTS fructose transporter subunit EIIC is translated as MSKAINEFVGIFKDTRKHLMTGVSYMLPFVVAGGVILAASVALFGEGGVPTEGTILNDLFNFGVQGLFFMVPILSAFIAFSIADRSGIAPGAIGGAIASAVGAGFIGGIISGLFAGIVVHYIKKIKLPRSLSSLMPIIIIPILGTLLTASFMFWVVGSPIAGLMEYLTGFLTNLSDSNKILLGIVCGLMTGFDLGGPVNKVSFTFAVATVSAGIYTYAGASAVAVCTPPLGLALATFIAKKKFTVEEREAGKGAFAMGLVGITEGAIPFAANDPLRIIPATMLGSAAGAATAYMLGVTCQVAWAGLIMIPVVGNVPGFLLSIAVGMLVTAGIAIAFKKEVVEKKDDETAEEFEMEFEYIS
- a CDS encoding sugar nucleotide-binding protein → MKKILITGGKGFFSKRLTEFYKDQYEFIVTDKEELDIVDNEKVEEFFTQYRPDYVIHAAAIAVTDFCNKRPDIAQKINVDGAVNVARAAKRVSAKLVFLSSEQVFNGNENAGPFSEEDVAVPNTVYGANKLEAEALLKDIIDELWIVRFTWMFGLPERNNNMVNNILWDTLTSILKNEKIYASPHEFRGMTYVYDMIENFEKVFSLPFGTYHLGSINNMSRYEMVKHIFSSLGIEERINELVVEDTEKYSDNPRDIRLVTDKAKSYGIEFPDSGEAMRRCVEEYKIRLKQESGLLV
- a CDS encoding PTS sugar transporter subunit IIA, with translation MSLIINENLIHLDFEVDSKEEAIRELSKIVLQQNRLNTYETCTAPFEERTAVCNETKNYCYDAFLKNVLDREELSTTGIGFGIAIPHGKCCAVAEPTVVFARLKKSIDWQSLDGEPVEAVFLLAVPKAAASNEHLRILAALSRKLMHDDFKDMLFTAQDKDALETLLKETLVA
- a CDS encoding PTS fructose-like transporter subunit IIB, translated to MKLVAVTACPSGVAHTFLAAEALAIAAKKKGIEISVETQGSIGIENELKKEDIQQADAVILTNNIAIKNEERFKGKPIIRISAGDCIKKADAVMTQLVNKLGK